The Bicyclus anynana chromosome 4, ilBicAnyn1.1, whole genome shotgun sequence DNA window AGCCTGTGATGACCAGATCGTCGTCATtctataaaagctaaaagtttagACTTAGAGCATGCTATTGGGAGGGCCccttaattattaaagtacaagTACTTGCGGCTGTTACTTTGCAAAGTCACCACAGTTCAAATCAAATtccatagttgcctaccgtAGGTACGTAACTATGGTAGGAACATATACTGCTACACTTTcagcaattttattataatctgaCGAAAATCTAAGCATTACAGGCCCTCAATTATATCAGAAGTCATACATgacattttcataatatttccgtgataaaaaaaatccatctaCACAATAGGTAAATACTGATAATATTATGCTTTGtgttagatacctacttaaatttaatttaaatatacgagtagtGGGGTTTTAAGTCGAGTCAAAGAACTTGGAAGGTCGTAACCTTCGTAGTTACTTATTTTTACGATCacatatatactttttatttcacACATATGTTTATCAGGTACATACTTTAGTACATCATTTAAAAAACAGCCATTAAGTAACCTAGACGCCTAGGCCAGGCGCTATGAGGTATTGAGGATGCATATCGAGAAccacattctgtttacagttttgaactcagaaaaacATGCAGATTTTATACGATTCTACATGTTGCCAGGAGGTCTTTTAGTCCATTCTTCAAAACAAGCAGCAACCaggtaaaatgacatttcagtgacaacGACTgtaattaataatcgtactatagtgcattttttaagaattaGGAGGTACttgtttttaacaattttgagtttttattaatagaCTGGCTACTGTAGTCTACTTACTGTCGCAATAAAAATTGGATATTCTTAATACTTAAAATTagcaataaaactgatacaaagcATTTGTTTAGTCCATATACCTACTCAATCTACACCAAAGGGGATAAGGGGATATGgtgtaacaaaataatggaccaacaaacctcctggcaacatgcagaatcgtaatgtgcatgcttttctgagttcaaaactgtaaacagaaagCGCTCCTCGATTTTTGCACACTCCCACCCTAACAGCGCCTGGTCTTAACTGCCTTTTTGAGATAATGTTCACATTTCAAaatgtaagtaagtaggtatatatttgcGACAATCGACACTAATTTTCCTTGACACTAATTTAACCGTGAGAAGCAACAtcggataaaaaaaataataggtatgtaGGTTATTTTACTTACCTATGTAGCTAATTAGTCAATGtgttgaaaatacttttaatgaACTTATctgaattaaaatgtatttgtacagaaagattattattattctaaataCATGTTAAGTGTTTCAAAAGGAGTCCTTTTAAAGTTAACTTCCATAAATTAGTTTCTTCCAAATAGTCAAATGTAAACTAAGAATTTAAACTGAAATTAACGAATTTGCATTTGTGAATTCTCATTAGGTGGACGATATTACCTACGGTTAACTACTTGTATCtaggtactattatgtattttgcGGTTAAACACGTATTCCGCTAGAGTTGACAGATCTTTGAAAGATGCGCGGAAACACGCTGCCTGTGTGGTCTTACAAATTATAAGTCTCGGTGCCTCAACTTAGAGTTGGACCAAGTCCTACCTACCAACAGCCCGTAAATCCACACGCAAGCAAGTGTTACGTAGCATAGTCGATAGTCCTTACTATTAATACagtaaataagtatatttatttactaaatatttatttactgtgcTATTAATTTAAGGAACTGTTTGTAACACTATTACCTAGGTACCATTTGTCACGGTTTAGGAATGCCTAATGGGAAAAgtgaaacattttaattttaaatgtattgcAAGAAAAAAAGGCTTCAAAATTAGAACAACCACAATTTTAGATGTGAGCTTAAAAGACCCACAACCAATGTCGCAAAGCGTTCATCGCGCGAGTTAACTTAATATAAGCAACCAAATTGTAGGTTACTATAGTTAATGACTGTTTTCACTAGGCGTGGTCAACTTTCAAAGTTAAACTCAACATATTACCTACTAGAGGCTGGTAAAGTAGCTTTCACTCTCAGTTATAAAAACATACGTCATGTAACATTTCCGTAGGATTGCAGAGGTAGGTATGAGTTGTATTTAATGCGGGATCTCAGAAAAGTGACCTACTTTAGGtactaataataacaataatcagAGCGAggcatatacatatttataagaaGTACCTACGCATCATTAACACAACTAAGAGCTGAACTATTAAATCAGCTAATCCGAATGATGTTTTAGAGATATTGTATGGAGTGGTGTGCACTTATAAGATCCACAAACGCCCTTCTTACCCTGAggactaatttttctttttgtacttATTGAGCATGTACCCTAGCTAAAAACCTTGTACATGCTACTGGAGATGTGGTACTGGAGAAGAATGCTTTGTAATCAAGAGAGAGGGCTTAGAACCAATACATCAATGTTGAAATAACTTAACATCTTGAAGAGACTAAGTACCTATACACTGCCTTTTGAGGAACTTTGAGTACTTTGGCCAAATTGCCAGGAGAGGAGATTAGTTGTTATCACTGGTAAAGTGGTAGTATGTAGCCTGATGTGTTCGGCTGATCAAATCTGCACCACTCTTAATACAAAAGTGCATTGTATTAAGAGTGGTGGTGGAGTTAATCTATGAGTTAACAGACTGGTAAGTGGTGCTCTGTATCAcaaccaatttcccaactctgggctactaatgaaaattttatagaaAGCAAGCCTGAATATTTCACAGCCAgatcgatgtgtactgtttaccaacaaacaaattaaaaacaaaggtAAAAAATGCATGACATTTCAtgacttatttatttgaaattatgtactgtttgtttataatgtgttattattcaaatttattttcaagagactaagaacaagttaattataattattaataggtgtgaaattactaaCCGTATTTCtactttgtttataaaaacataactCAGAAAACCTATGTTTttaaacatacaatacataagTATTCTAGCCAAGCatgttaaaatgaaaactaattaaataaagacattaagtaggtacaattgTCAATTTGTATTGGTATTAGGtatcaaataaaacataaactGGATAGAATAGATAAGATAGAAGAAAACAACTCACCTGATTATAGTCTAACAACTGAAACTGTTAGATAGAGCTATATTTATCAACAGTAATATTTCAAAGGCTCTGGACTATTGTAGTACCCACATCTGCACTAATTGGAGcagaacaggaatattggtcatatttaaaagacatgACAGAAATTcttatatataatatgaaacACTCATTGTCTTTATTCTACTATACAGACTTATGTCAATTGTATTCAAAAACTTTAATTAAGCCTATCTGTAAGTCACTCAACTGACCACTGACTGCAAGCAATCCAATTGCTTCTATTACAATCTGGCACCCTATAAATTAATCTCATCTACCCTCATAAAGACAAACAAGAAAAAGTATTAATATTCCAAATAAGCATAGAATTAAGTAGAAAATGCCTCAAGGCATTATGTTTTGCCTTTGTCCCAACATTGTTTTATCCAATAAAGTATaggtacaaataaacaaacaaacaaaaggtTTGAAAAGTAGGTAGGTGCAATAAATAGAGCAATAATGTGTGAAAATTAAACCTAGAACCTTTCGGATTTGAGTACACATCCCAAACCAAGTTCAAGAACGAAAATGCTAGttataaagttaattaaattaacataataaatttttcattaatttcattaaataatttacatacagTTACACAAATAACTTGTCCTGATTTACAATAACCAAAACTGGTTACCCTAcgacatatttaaaataaacaaactcacaaTAATATCATACAGAAATACCATGATTgcagaaaatcaatataattatgttcacgctatacttaatacattttttatttactaggtatatattttttacttacccCAACGTTTGAATACCGTTATACGCAAGAAGGTATGATTTTCCCAAAAACGATAGTTCTGTTGGTTTAGATTTCTTCACAGAACCAGCAGACATTTTAACTactcaattaaataaaactattctaAAACTAAACGGTAAACCCAACTACATGCACCGTAATAAGTTTTATACTAATAAACTTTTGAATTTTCTATTGAACTGTTTACGTCACAAGGTCAcaactttacaataaaaaagacaaccacagaccacaaatgaagcagacctctgactcagaacaaagctttgtgctggttagaaattttgtatgtgtgtataaaaatgtcattcataAATTTCTCGGACCTCTCTTTTACACttgggaaaaaattaaatgtggggGGAAAGTCCTATTCTAATTCAACACATGCATATAAATCGTagtaaaattagggatgtgcaaaaatcgtaattagagaaattagtgctgaacacacacacttgttgaagattttttaatgtaccgattttagaaatttccGGTTTTCTCTTACACTACTAGTGCACctaaatttataattacttgttagattttaaggaaaagaaaagcctttaatatatttaaatctatttattttgttattgtctgttaattgtgtagtgactctaccaccggttcggaaggcagaagagccggcaagaaactcagtgGTTGCTCTTTTGAAGTTGTCGTTTGAAGACAACTGACAAATCCAATCAAGTAAACTGTCAGCACCAAGTCTGCACACTGTCAGTGTCAATGTCAAATTGGCAAGTGCAAATGTCCAGCATTACTATTAATCTGTGTGTCCAGCAGTGTACAGCCAaccctttgactatttagactatggaactgtttcgcactcaaattcaccaacaaaaaagtctgtcgttttttgagggggacgaggtaaactcactcatcgaaaatatttaacaccattaaatatattctgtgtccatgcattgcacacaactataaatttgactcgcaaatACACACACGCTTATTTTTTAATGGCataaaaaaacggccaaaaacttgtagtttaataatagatggagtaacgtttcatttgaaagtatttataccttaattttatcaaatttgtaataaaaacaatttataaaaagaatcgatccTTTTGACGatacagccaaacatcgatcagtaatcgaatattctatgtaattaatctgtggatagtctaagcaatgtgtttgtaagtcaaatttatagttgtgtgtagtgtatttACCATAGACTTAgaattattatatatctatggtatttacataaaaaaaatttaatggtgagtttacctcgtccccctcaaaaaacgacagacaattattttgttcgtgaatttgagtgcgatgcatctccattttttAATTCCTCTATGACTTAGACTCAGAACTGAACACCACTTTTAGAAGGCGTACAGACTACTttggtattttagtcgagtacgaacaatttttggatttaccgcccaaaaatcattcgtactcgactaaaataccaatgtagtctgaactaggccataaagaaataaaaaaaaagaccatTTAACATTGAGAAAAAATTACTctataattacattatttaagcTATATTTTCTAAAGCTCAATGAAGTTAGAACTCAGGGTTGTAAACCCTGTTTTGCTGTTTATAAAAAAGATACGGCCAGCACAGACATCAAATAGCGTCAAGTAAAGATTGCCaggtttgaattttaaaaagtaagttttttgcTAAATAGAATTGAGCTTGTTTGTTAAGTTTTACTGTGTGCAAAAGTAAGAACATTATATTCTGCTTTATTGGAACAATATTTAAATggacttgttttttaattgatcTTAGAAATTAATTTCCTGACTGACACCTGACAGTAGGACAGCAGTGTCAAggaatttatatattactactGGCAAGATAAAATCTTTCTTTCAATCCGATTTGCTTGCGACTACGGAGGTAAGAGGCAGAACATTTTAATTTGAAGTGAAATTTaaactgtatttatttgtaaacgACTAAAATTTTCGTAtactttaaattacattatttgttTCAGTATTTCAGAGTAATCTCTGTATTGAAATTCCACAATGGTTGCCGCTAAGAAACAGGTACGCAACAGCAACACGTGTTTTGTTGTAGCAGGATTTGGACTTGTGGCAtgattatttgatatttattttgaataatctCCTTTAATTACTAGTCCTATATTATTCATGTTACTCGATAGGCTCGCTTATTGTGTAGTTTGCGGGGTTGAGGATgtaacttacatttttttttgaggttATCAAAATATTCATAACGATCTATGAATAGGTTTAATTAGCTGATTTGGATTCCTTAGTAATAATCGTTGcttgaatttttaatagtgaCTAAACTCCTAATAACCATTacaatttttcatgtttttcaattattatttctgtTTGTGTTGTGGTAATATCGAAAGTGGTCTAAAGTCCTGTATCAGTTCCTTGTAATAGTTAAGCTTTGATTAAgttcaatttatattaaataagtatgttTTAATTAGATAGAAGTGAtcaattcattaattttttaattcaattacagAAAAAGACTATCGAGTCTATAAACTCCAGATTGGCTCTGGTAATGAAATCTGGCAAATACTGTTTGGGATACAAGCAGACTCTCAAAACCCTGCGCCAGGGCAAGGCTAAGCTGGTTATCATTGCCAAAAATGCACCACCACTAAGGTGAGACTACTGAGAAGTAGAGTTCCCTTTATCATTTTGTCAATGGGAAGCATATGGAGTCCGCGGACAAAGAAGTATGGATTTCCTTGattaaatttagtaaaattctGTACCTTAtgttatcatttaaatattttattatttcaaaatgttcTGTAAAAAATCATGGTAAAGAAGTATTTTACTGAGTTTAATATTTACTATGGGAACCCTATGGAGTAGTCTGAATCCATTTGCTTTTACTTGGCAGGtgagaaatttaatttatattaagttataGATATATTAGTCTAATAACATGCAGTTTTTGACTTTTCGGAACATAGTGTGTTTAGCTGCGATACCAGATTTAGATATCAGTGGTAACATAGAGGTGCGGTGCCAGGGCATCACTCTATGTGTGCCTCCCTCCCACCTGTAGTCTCCTCATTACGTATGTACCTGTGCATAGCAACAATACCTGCAGCTGATTTCCCAGATGTCATAAAGATTGTATCTGactataatttgtattattgtcttaaaagtatactaaaaGAAACCTGCAAATGCCTGTATGAAGaccaaatgaaaaattataaagattctGTATTAGTGACTCTGTTCCAAAAGGATACCTTTCTTTCAGATATTATTCTctgtttttgttgtttaaatctattaaaaagaaTATGAGAGATAATCCTCTTTTATAGATCAAGTATCAGGcagtattttgtattatctcaAAGGAAAGAAAAGTTGCAAAGCTTCTCTTATTTACTATTAACTTCATAACTTTTATGTGAAATCTACAAAACTACATGAAAATCTATTTAGTTGTTTGAAAACAGATAGATATAGGGTTTGCTTTATCATAGTGATTAGGCTTAGCTTGGCTCAACAATTCTAGACTTATCATTAAGATTATCATCATTGctcaccatcaggcatgattgtagtcaagtgcaagCCTATCCAAGATAAAAAAAGACAGCAGAAGGAAGATCTTGTATAAAGTCTTTATATCCAGTCTCAGGCAACAGCTtgtctataatttaatttatgtgaaaatGGTTGATGTTAAACTTATCCCAAAATGTGTTGAAAATTTCTTCCCTTTACAATTTCTTTTGCCTCCtacatgttttaataatatttttaattgcagGAAATCTGAAATAGAGTACTATGCACTGTTAGCAAAAACAGGAGTACATCACTACAGTGGCAACAACATTGAGTTGGGCACAGCTTGCGGAAGGTACTACAGGGTGTGCACATTAGCCATCACAGACCCTGGAGACTCTGACATCATTACAACCTTGCCAGAGGCGACAGCTTAGATTATTAAACTaggtgtattttaaaaaaagtcttttatttccAATATGCCTTacataaaaaacttaaataattaaaaaataattcattaactGAACATGTTTTCACACATAGCTAACCCATTTGTaacgaatcgtaaatctatgagcTAACCTAAGATATACATGGCTCATATCTAGAGTTTACTGAAGGGTTGCTATGAAGTGATTATTCATAAGGTGTTGTTTAAGATAATTTTTAGAACTTCTTCCAATAGTACCTTTATAGTTATAtactaaatcaatttttattaaaattaataaacggaAAATAATGATGTGacaacattgagttgactaacAACATATTGGtctcaattattaaattatatcaaaattggttcagccctTTAGCAGTAAAAACACCACATCTTTAACATTCATGGTACCCAGTATTGTCTATTTAGTAATGTTTATTAATGCTACTGAGAAGCATAGCTGTTTCATTCAAAATGGGTATGGTTATATGGTCACTCTATGTAAATAATTGCAGGACatctaactttttaaaataaaacagtgatttaaattcatttttattatgttgaaaATAGACCCACATTTGACAAGCCTTCAGACTCTTTATCGGACAAAGGGACTAGCATAGAACCAGGGACTGGTGGTTGCATTTCTAAGTCTCTTAGatcatttacttttattttcaaattgctCCGTAACTTGTTAATGTCAATGTTGAGTTGTTTTTGATCTGCTTCCAACAGTGCTACAGTATCACTCAGGTTGTGTTTCACCAAAACAGAACCTACTGTCACCCAGCACTTTGTTTGACAGGCTTTGTTAATATCTCTAAGGGCTTCACGATTCTGATTTCTTCTTTTGTCTAAGAGTACAATTTCACGTTTATCGGTTATAATTTCTTCAGCTAACTTTTCTATTGAAATCAAATACTTTAAAACTTTGGTTTGATTATCCATATTTATAAATCCTTAACCTCTAAAGTCTATATACATCTAAAGTTTAAACTCTACTCTATGACTACCTATgtcaaaacaataacaaaaatcacaGACAAAGAATATGTATTCCAAGGAGAAGAAGACGTGAAGGTAAATACCATAGAGTAGTATAATGTCGGccggggcctaattgtctaacggacttcattgatcgtaaagttcatacgatcggctacgatcaacgatcaatcgtaactttacattggtattgtctaatttagttcattatatgaagaccggatggtgaacgatgaactgaaatcattcatgaagattgcgtattgtttatgcaaaacgatagtgaaactatcgttaataatattatcaaatttatgtcaaactccataataatgcatatattttaacaaagttttatgtcttttgtttaaaacattaaagaagcattaaatttcacgacaaatatctactattgaagacaatagcgtgagaaaatggtacatgcaactcaagtaacaaaacgcaattaacgaatttaaccaagggctatttggactatttggtaatctccctgttgtctgtgtaggctagtgtcaaaataacggggtatcctattagtctgtggtgaaacatagcatattaatatcctgtggattagaaatttaaattttataaacaaaacaaagtttttatttttcaggttttaaagagaatttagaaattgagcaaagttttactaaattatagtgatcttaggagcaaagtttacttcgtttgtgttattgttaatcaaaaatataaaagaaaaactacctctatctaattttgtcgatgtccatttcttaagaagtttctcattaaaacaacccttaactcaggcaaggcagggctaaggtggttagcgtaactacGAGTGGTTAACTTAAagttagccaactgaagaacaatcaacaatgcccgattaataagtgatcgcgctgcttgtctactacatgtccctgcactagttagttagttagcactagcagtaatttctttgttgggaagtatttagcacatccgggctgcgcaaaaggagagggtgggcatttcctctgtcttttagaaaagtccgcatgttatttttatcccagtgttaatctctaagtctcgtatgaatcggcactaatatacataggtttacctaagtgtgtgatgagtgacttcacaaacagacttattattaaaggatttgaacagttctctagctctttagggtgttttattccttcaccagccaacaacagtgtcataattacaatgggtttgcagagttagtttatctaggcatttagatataccattcaaaatcctctactgagagcaaaatgttactgttttattttattttttattctttacaagttaaactgaaaatccacaaccctttcagttgctacacatcatcacaccggaatgctaaatcgcttggccgtatgtctcaattggtccagccggggatcaaacacaggaccttcggaacattaattatcattaacatctgatagtggtatattaacaccataactaccaatccacattggagcaggtttttttttattctttacaagttagcccttgactacaatctcacctgatggtaagtgatgatgtaatctaagatggtaacgggctaacttgttaggagtagtaagacaatccacaccccttttggtttctacatggcatcgtaccggaatgctaaatcgcttagtggtaggtctttgccagtaaggtggtaactggccgaagccttccaccagccagacctagaccaattgagaaaacctcaatcggcccagccagggattaaacccaggacaccactgctaatgttttcctctcaaagattctatctaacttttagtatgaaatattaattgttttttttaatttcagactaaattgattattatgaacagaTCATTATGATGATCCACTGATATTGACTCAAagacatgaagatgagtgctttgacaacaagactgactagctgagccagTTTAAGAAaaatgtggtgtgtgtgtgtgtctaattccaggagctctctatgtcagccatccatctatattcttactcatttttgttaattataaaataaatttgattatttagtatgtaacttcattgtacctatcctgctagctgttagaaagatagcatctgtaataatttatttacggtaaaacatatttataaataaacatgctttaacatttaagtatggccaatatgttgtcaagtacagtgggcagggctgaatcCATGATCCCTCAGTGTCTAGTCTGGCCCCTTTATGGAGTAGCTAGTTAGGCTTTagcagatttatattctaatttggtaaaactcgtttttctgatttaagaaaatatactaatcatcaaaacagtgtctgcaagtactgtacaggcctactgtttggatgagaagtatatatttgattatttttaagctttgtggtttcagggtttaaaaaatgtctaactgaaagtctatgtttactgtatttattattattataataaatgaacttaaaaaatcttttttttataaactt harbors:
- the LOC112043308 gene encoding 60S ribosomal protein L30; protein product: MVAAKKQKKTIESINSRLALVMKSGKYCLGYKQTLKTLRQGKAKLVIIAKNAPPLRKSEIEYYALLAKTGVHHYSGNNIELGTACGRYYRVCTLAITDPGDSDIITTLPEATA
- the LOC112043307 gene encoding p53 and DNA damage-regulated protein 1; protein product: MDNQTKVLKYLISIEKLAEEIITDKREIVLLDKRRNQNREALRDINKACQTKCWVTVGSVLVKHNLSDTVALLEADQKQLNIDINKLRSNLKIKVNDLRDLEMQPPVPGSMLVPLSDKESEGLSNVGLFST